The following proteins are co-located in the Leptospira weilii genome:
- a CDS encoding alginate export family protein, with amino-acid sequence MKHTKIKMTAGILFLCAIPLSLFSQDITKEKKSTPGPVLNLDPPSNIKYEEQANDGKGIPEIQQELAKEEPYKSPYKGKLPGEFMKSMLLSPEHQDAMRKTDRLWLGDIFRAGFQVRPRFDYSHNADFDKRTQDDRNFATQNSQVFFVIDPNPYVAAKVTIQDVRVFGGEQSRKDGQLGYLGLSNSAGAELSAAPTATNSVSIKNNTDLREGFVQLKNFAEGFEVFIGRQIFGFGDNRYVGGRNDGQTGNSFDGARVKYNSKYFNSEAFTSIIAEDSNAGSGNNTANGVKRGTVNDTYLSGLYNTVKFEDFLVDFYYFNIDKKWEQGPNPTTSLDRTRQRDDLNTVGFRLTNRTDSNRLPKTKSWDWTLEGSWQYGHNGQKINAGWDTLKQTVDGNQKSQRIYTQNVEYDSKFFIAQTGYTFFDRFRVGIQYSIGSGDPNRTDNKVATYDASFATRSGGFPYFDSGNGIVNATFWSNTRTKSVHLMYNSANYGRFIFVAYDIQKASVNDAWYSSGGTPNTGLTTENTTGSAFGGYKLGERGGKRLFYEFDLIYQFYLKDYVSIWTGGSYLLAGDSVRNARVNPWAPNVNDRYTLDHKSYSFFLFVQFAM; translated from the coding sequence ATGAAACATACTAAAATTAAAATGACGGCAGGAATTCTTTTCCTCTGTGCCATTCCATTGAGCTTATTTTCGCAGGACATTACAAAAGAGAAAAAGTCCACACCCGGCCCAGTTCTCAATTTAGATCCGCCTTCCAATATAAAATACGAAGAACAAGCAAACGACGGAAAAGGAATTCCTGAAATCCAACAGGAACTCGCCAAGGAGGAACCTTATAAAAGTCCATACAAAGGGAAACTCCCCGGGGAATTTATGAAGTCCATGCTTCTTTCTCCAGAACACCAAGATGCAATGAGAAAAACGGATCGGCTCTGGTTGGGAGATATTTTCCGCGCGGGTTTCCAAGTTCGTCCCCGTTTCGATTACAGTCACAACGCTGATTTTGATAAACGAACTCAGGACGATAGAAACTTTGCGACTCAGAATTCCCAGGTTTTCTTTGTCATAGATCCGAACCCTTACGTTGCCGCAAAAGTCACGATCCAAGACGTTCGCGTCTTCGGTGGCGAACAATCTCGTAAGGACGGTCAACTCGGTTACCTGGGGCTTTCCAATTCGGCCGGCGCAGAATTAAGCGCCGCGCCAACCGCCACAAATTCCGTGAGCATCAAAAACAACACAGATCTAAGGGAAGGTTTTGTACAATTAAAAAACTTCGCGGAAGGTTTCGAAGTTTTCATCGGAAGGCAAATCTTCGGCTTCGGAGATAATAGATATGTCGGCGGCAGAAATGACGGTCAGACCGGAAACTCTTTCGACGGGGCTCGTGTAAAATACAACTCCAAGTATTTCAACTCAGAAGCATTCACTTCCATCATAGCGGAAGATTCAAACGCGGGTAGCGGCAACAACACCGCAAACGGAGTCAAACGTGGTACCGTCAACGACACTTACCTTTCCGGTTTATACAATACGGTAAAATTCGAAGACTTCCTCGTGGATTTCTATTATTTCAATATCGATAAAAAATGGGAACAAGGCCCGAACCCTACCACAAGTCTGGATAGGACAAGACAAAGAGACGATTTAAATACGGTCGGATTTCGTTTAACAAATAGAACGGATAGCAACCGTTTACCCAAGACAAAATCCTGGGACTGGACCTTGGAAGGCTCCTGGCAATACGGTCACAACGGTCAAAAGATCAACGCGGGGTGGGACACTCTCAAACAAACCGTGGACGGAAATCAGAAGTCTCAAAGAATCTATACCCAAAATGTGGAATACGATTCCAAGTTTTTCATCGCTCAAACGGGATATACTTTCTTCGATCGATTTCGCGTAGGTATTCAATATTCGATCGGCTCCGGAGATCCGAATAGAACGGACAACAAAGTGGCTACATACGACGCTTCCTTTGCGACGAGATCCGGAGGTTTCCCTTACTTCGATTCCGGAAACGGAATCGTAAACGCCACTTTCTGGTCGAACACAAGAACCAAATCCGTTCACCTGATGTATAACTCCGCAAACTACGGAAGATTCATTTTCGTCGCTTACGATATTCAAAAAGCTTCCGTAAATGACGCATGGTATTCCTCGGGCGGTACCCCGAATACCGGACTTACTACTGAAAACACGACCGGTTCCGCATTCGGCGGTTATAAACTGGGTGAAAGAGGCGGAAAACGTCTTTTCTACGAATTCGATTTAATCTATCAATTCTATCTCAAAGATTACGTCTCGATTTGGACGGGCGGATCTTATTTACTCGCGGGAGATTCGGTAAGAAACGCC